Below is a window of Catalinimonas alkaloidigena DNA.
GTGATATCGTCTTCGTTCGGCAACCCTTGTGACCAACTACGCCCAAGGGCTACGATATGCTCAATAATCTGAGCAGCGGAGTGGTGAACCGATTGCTGAAAACGCTCAATGATCCGTTCAAGGCTGAGTTGTTCCCGATCGGCGTTGAACAGTTCGATCATGCCATCGGTCAAGGCCAGCAGAACGTCGCCTTTTTCCCAGGAAAAGCGCTGCGAAGGAATGTCGTGCGACAACCCTGAGCCCAAAAAAAGTCCGCGTTGCTCGATGATGTGGACCCGCTGCGCCGCGGCTTGATAGTAGAGGAGGGGGGGCATTCCGGAGGCGGTGCTGACAAAGCGTGTGGGACCGATCTGCACCAAACGAAGACCCATGTACATGCCGCGGGTTTGTAAGTTCTTGATCCCTTGCGAGATAGCCTTCATCAGCTCGACGGAAGGGATCCGCCCGGCCAGCGAATGGAAGTAGCTCTTCACGGTCGCTACGACCACCCCGGCCCGAAAACCGTGGCCGGTAGCATCGCCCACCGCCAGGTACAGTTGCCCGTCAGCATCGATCTTGAAGTCGTAGTAATCGCCGCCCACTTCGTCGCAGGTGTTCATGTGCATGGCGATGTCCAGAAAATCGAGCCGGGGCGATTGCTGGGGCAACATCGAAAGTTGCAACTGGCGGGCCGCCTGCAATTCCTGTGTTTTGCGCAGGTTGTCCTGTTCCAGAAGCGTCAGGAGCCGTTCCATCTCTTTCTGCTGCTGACGAAGCTTTTTGTTGCTTTTCTGCAGGCGGTTGCGTTGCCGTTCAAGTTCCTGCTGGAGCTGATACCGCTGCAGGGCACTCTCCACCGTTTTGATAAGCTGCTCTTCCGAAATCCAGGCCTTGTTGAGGTAATCGAGCGCGCCGTGCTTCATCACCGAGGCGGCGACCGACTCGTTTCCCGAACTGGTCAGCATCACAAAGCACGCATTGTGTTTTTTACGCTGCATCAGGATCTTCAGCAGCTCTTCGCCCGTCATGTCGGGCAAACGGTAATCCAGAAAGGTACAATCCGGGTTGTGTTCGTCGTGGAGGTCCATGCCTTCGGCACCCGTAGCGGCACGCACCAAACGCACGGTACGTCCCAAAATGGTAGCATAGGTCAAATAACGACGAAAAATCAGAACGTCTTCTTCGTTGTCGTCGATGATAAGGATCGTGAGCGTCTCTTCTGTCAAGGGATCGGTAGTTAATTTGCAAAGTACGGCTGAGGCAGCTTTGCAAAGTCAAGCCAGTAGCGTTTCAACGTTTGGATTTGTTCACGGAACGTAGCCAGATCGAGCGATTTGGCCATGTACACATTGGCACCGAGCTGGTAACAGTCCTGAATGTCTTTGGGGTTGATCGACGAACTGAGCACGATCACCGGCGTAATTTTCCAGCGGGCGTTGGTTTTGAGTTCCTGAAGGAGCTGACGCCCGTCGGTGCCCGGCAGGTTCAGGTCCAGCAGAATAAGCGCGGGCGAATCGGTCGCCTGGGTGGTTTCCAGAAAATAGTGCAGGGCTTCGTCGCCGTTCGAGAAGCGCTGGATCGGGTGCGTGATCTCAGCCTTCTGAAACGTACGCTGAAGCGTGTAGAAGTCCTCTTCGCTGTCTTCGATAACGATGATGGGGTGCTTCATGGAGTGCTTACGCGGGTTGAAGTTGAAAGAAAAAAGTTGAGCCTTGGCCTGGCGACGAACGGAGCCAGATTTTGCCACCATGTCGGTCAATAATTTTTTTGACGATCGTCAGACCAGCGCCCGTACCCCCTCCGTATTGATCTCGGGCGTGTAGCCGCTTAAAAATACGAAAGATGCTTTCAAAGTGTCGTTCCGACACGCCAATTCCGTTGTCTTTTACGTAAAACGTCGGGATGCCCTCCGGCGATTCTGCCGCCAAATATCCGATTTCTACGGAAGGTTGATCGGTCTCGTTGTACTTGATGGCGTTGGTGATGAGGTTGGTAAAGACCTCACTGACCCGGATCGGATCGCAGGTGACGGTAGGAAGTGGCTGGCTGACAGTGACTTGAGCGCCATGTTCTTTGATGAATACCTGAAGAAAATCGATGCTGTCGTGCACCAGTTGATTTAAGTCGATGCTGCGAATGGAAAGCTCCAGACGCCCCACCCGCGAGAATTCCAGCAGCGAATTGATGAGCTCCTCCATCCGTTGCGACAACCGCACCAGGGTTTGTAGCTTCGAGTGGCCGTCTTCTTCGAAGCGGGTTCCGTAGTCTTCCAGTAGAAAGTTCGCGTAGTTGCGGATGCCCCGCAGCGGTTCCTTCAGGTCATGCGACGCGATGTACGCAAACGAATCGAGTTCGTCGTTGCTTTGGGCCAGCTCCCGGTTCAGACGGCTCAGGATGTCCGCTTTTAGCTTCAGTTCGCCGGAGGTCCGCAGGATGATGCCAATCACGATGTTGCGAAAGGCGGTCGCCGATTCGATTTCGTACGGCAGCCAGGGTTGGGCCTGGTGCTCGACCGATTGTTTCCAGGCCTGAAACGAGAGCCGGGGCGAGAGTCTGACCTCGCCGTTTTCCGCGACTTCGCCTTTGGTCGGTTGCCCTGCCCAGGTGACGGTTTCGAGGACTTCCGGCCGGAACCACACCAGGTAATCGCCCTGGATTTTGGAAATGGAAATAGCAAGGATGCCGCTGGCCTTCTCTTTCATAGCCAGGCCCTCGGGCCAGTCGTGCGACAAGGCATGGGTGGCGTAGACATCGGGCAGGTTCCGCCGTTGCAACCACTCGACCAGGTGCCGGATGTGGTGCTCGGCAGGCGTTTGCCCCAACGAAATGATCTGGTCTTCGAAACAGATGGCTGCGCCTTCGGCCCGGACCAGGTCCAGCAAAGTGGTTTCATCGCGGTACAATCCGTCCGTAAACACCGGCGCCTGGGTCATTTGCTGGAGCAGCTGCTTTTGTACCATCCGCGCCTTTATATGGTAGCCTCGTTCTTCTTCGGTCTGCCGTTCGGCCAGCCGGGCGGCAAAGGTGTGGCTAAACAGCTCGCATGCCTGGCGTACGTGCTGCGGGACACGGTGTGGCTTGCTATGATGGCACGCAAAAAGCCCCCACAACTTGCCGTCTTTGATGATTGACACCGACATGGAAGCCCCAACCCCCATGTTGCGCAGGTACTCGATGTGGATGGGCGACACACTGCGCAGTACCGAAAAGGTCAGGTTGAGCGGATGACCGGTCCGCGGATTTTCTGCAGGCAGAATCGCCTGAGGCGTGTAATGGATGTCGGGAATAAAACGCAGGCGGTTGCGGAGGTAAAGCGCACGGGCCTGCACCGGAATGTCGGACGCGGGGTAATGCAGGTCCAGAAAAGGCTCCAGCGCGTGGTCTTTCGCCTCGGCAATCACCCAGCCGTGGTCGTCTTCCAGAAATTTGTAGACCATTACTCGGTCGAATCCCGTCAAGTCCCGCAGGGTATCGGCCCCCCGCTGGCACAGCACCTCGACCGAAGAGGCTTCTTCCAGGTAGGTGAAAATGTTGTTGATGCGAGAAAATGGAAGCGGCTGATCCTGCGACGCTACTTCTTCCAACTCCACCACTACCAAACCTTCGCTCAGATGAACTACGGCTTCGTAAGGCGCCTCTTTGCCGATCAGGTGCAGGGTAACCAGCGTACTGCCCCGTGCTTCCTGATGTGCCTGTTCTACGAAGCGTTGCAGCGTCGCGCAGGCGCTGGATGTAAACACTTGGGCCATAGGGGCCTGTAACAGATTCTGGGCCATTCCAGGGCCATATGTATCCCAGTTCTGACTGACTTGTTGGATGGTCTGAAGCGTTGGGTCGTAGGTCAGCAGCAACCCGTGAGGCTGAATTTGACCGGGAATGTGAATGGGTTCCCGGTCACAGTTGGTCAGGTCGACCGGTGCAGAAAGGTAGTCGCTTTCTTGTAACAGATTGCGAGGGGCAGCAGGCATAGCGGATACAGCGGATTTGGAATGAAAATACAACCAGCTACGCAAGGTACATAAAAGACCTTTTGTGGTTGAATCCGCTGTATCCTGTGCGCCTTATGCCGAAATCGGCAGGGCATTGAGGGCCGGCGGTTCGCCCTGCAACACCGGCGCTACCCACCGATCTAGCCGTTCCTGCACAAACCCGTTCCGCAGGTGCGGGGGCAGCGCGTCGACCCACGTCTGGTAAGTTTTCAGCCCGACGGCCTTGGCCACGTAGGCTTCGTGCAGAAAGTTCAGGTAGCTGACGACACCGGCCAGCGACGTGTGGAACAACTTGAAGTCGATGTCGGCTTCCACAAACCGCTTGATTTCCCGGTGGTTGGCCGAAATGCGCAGCCGTCCCATCAGGTCGAATACGGTCGTGTAGCCGATGCGCCACGTAAGCTGTTGCCAGTGCTGGTAGCTGAAGCGCTTCAACACGTCCCCTTGTTTGTTGCGCAACGCCAGCACCGGATCGCTCTGGATGCGCTGACGCACGCTCTGTGCCCGTAGTCGACGCGTGGTGCGGACAAACTGTCCAATCTGGGCCTGTGCTTCAACGGCTTTGCTGGCGAGTTGCAGCCCTGGCTTGTAGTGCGACAAAGGCAGGTTGAAAATCCGGCTGTCGCTGGCGTGGCCCGCCCCATAAAAAGAGATGGCTTCGGGATAAGCTCCCTTGACCAGCAACCGACTGCTTTCGCGACGGATGAGTTCGGGATGGGTACCACTGATGCCCTGCACGCGCAAAAACGCTTGCAAACCGGCCATCACGCTGTAGTAGGCCTGCGGGAAAGTCCAATGCAGGGCGTGTTTGAGGTACTGTTCGTCGCCGAGTTCACCGGTCGAGCGCAGAGCATACTCGGTGCTCCAGCAGTAAAGCAGGTGCTTGCGGATCGCGTCTTGGTCTTCCTCCGTCAACGTTGGGCGATGGTTCAGGAAATGAACCACGTTGTACAACGCCATGGCATCGGCAGAGGACTGAATATGGTAGTTCAGGCTGAAGAAATAATTCAGAAACACCTGAGCGGGAATCGATTCCGGGGTGATCTCCTCGCGCGTTTCTTCCGCGGAAGACACCGTCATGAGTTTTCTTTCGTTCGCTTGTGCAATCATATAAAATAAACATTTCGTTGTGCGCATAAGTTTCATTTTTCCTATAAGTGCACTTGCCGTACAGGCACTTTTTAAATCCTGATTATTTGCTCTATTAGGATAATTAATGAGGATTTTAGGTTTTAACGTTGCTGCCTTATATAATTGTACTTATCTAATTTATATGTCCTTCTGAGAGCTTTCAAGACAAGAGGAGTTTCACCCTTTGCAATGGCTTTCCGTATACCTGTCCGTATGATTGTAAATCCTATTGCAACCGGCTGGGAAATTATTTTTCAGCGGGCGCACGGACTGC
It encodes the following:
- a CDS encoding PP2C family protein-serine/threonine phosphatase translates to MTEETLTILIIDDNEEDVLIFRRYLTYATILGRTVRLVRAATGAEGMDLHDEHNPDCTFLDYRLPDMTGEELLKILMQRKKHNACFVMLTSSGNESVAASVMKHGALDYLNKAWISEEQLIKTVESALQRYQLQQELERQRNRLQKSNKKLRQQQKEMERLLTLLEQDNLRKTQELQAARQLQLSMLPQQSPRLDFLDIAMHMNTCDEVGGDYYDFKIDADGQLYLAVGDATGHGFRAGVVVATVKSYFHSLAGRIPSVELMKAISQGIKNLQTRGMYMGLRLVQIGPTRFVSTASGMPPLLYYQAAAQRVHIIEQRGLFLGSGLSHDIPSQRFSWEKGDVLLALTDGMIELFNADREQLSLERIIERFQQSVHHSAAQIIEHIVALGRSWSQGLPNEDDITLVVVRSA
- a CDS encoding response regulator encodes the protein MKHPIIVIEDSEEDFYTLQRTFQKAEITHPIQRFSNGDEALHYFLETTQATDSPALILLDLNLPGTDGRQLLQELKTNARWKITPVIVLSSSINPKDIQDCYQLGANVYMAKSLDLATFREQIQTLKRYWLDFAKLPQPYFAN
- a CDS encoding ATP-binding protein — protein: MPAAPRNLLQESDYLSAPVDLTNCDREPIHIPGQIQPHGLLLTYDPTLQTIQQVSQNWDTYGPGMAQNLLQAPMAQVFTSSACATLQRFVEQAHQEARGSTLVTLHLIGKEAPYEAVVHLSEGLVVVELEEVASQDQPLPFSRINNIFTYLEEASSVEVLCQRGADTLRDLTGFDRVMVYKFLEDDHGWVIAEAKDHALEPFLDLHYPASDIPVQARALYLRNRLRFIPDIHYTPQAILPAENPRTGHPLNLTFSVLRSVSPIHIEYLRNMGVGASMSVSIIKDGKLWGLFACHHSKPHRVPQHVRQACELFSHTFAARLAERQTEEERGYHIKARMVQKQLLQQMTQAPVFTDGLYRDETTLLDLVRAEGAAICFEDQIISLGQTPAEHHIRHLVEWLQRRNLPDVYATHALSHDWPEGLAMKEKASGILAISISKIQGDYLVWFRPEVLETVTWAGQPTKGEVAENGEVRLSPRLSFQAWKQSVEHQAQPWLPYEIESATAFRNIVIGIILRTSGELKLKADILSRLNRELAQSNDELDSFAYIASHDLKEPLRGIRNYANFLLEDYGTRFEEDGHSKLQTLVRLSQRMEELINSLLEFSRVGRLELSIRSIDLNQLVHDSIDFLQVFIKEHGAQVTVSQPLPTVTCDPIRVSEVFTNLITNAIKYNETDQPSVEIGYLAAESPEGIPTFYVKDNGIGVSERHFESIFRIFKRLHARDQYGGGTGAGLTIVKKIIDRHGGKIWLRSSPGQGSTFFFQLQPA